A window of Mucilaginibacter paludis DSM 18603 contains these coding sequences:
- a CDS encoding efflux RND transporter periplasmic adaptor subunit, with protein MVEQTRPVRKDLVEMVFASGVLEADGENRLTAQTDGFIVSIDFNEGDEIMPGELLAVIDNGQNLANASSARVLSSIAQQNTLPSAPALLQINANVAAAEAKLKLDQLQADRYKRLYAANSVSQLEYENTVLTATTSKAALAALQQQYNSMQITAQQQAVTQRSVANVNTIVKDQNQVRAIIRGRVYEKQKQLGDYVRKGDVIAVVASQKLIYAKLSVDESNMASLKTGQTVIVKLNTNKHKTYKAVLHEILPSFDTGTQSFSVKAYFTDSLDFRIAGTQLEANIVTGKKKNALVIPRNYLSYGDKVTLKDKKVVQVKTGIVSSEWVEILGGINEQDILILDNK; from the coding sequence ATGGTTGAGCAAACCCGCCCGGTCAGAAAAGATCTCGTTGAAATGGTGTTTGCATCAGGCGTGCTGGAAGCAGACGGAGAGAACAGGCTTACCGCGCAGACCGATGGCTTCATTGTAAGCATAGATTTTAATGAAGGTGATGAGATTATGCCCGGGGAACTGCTTGCTGTGATCGATAATGGTCAGAACCTGGCAAATGCAAGCAGTGCGCGAGTATTGAGCAGCATCGCTCAACAAAACACGCTGCCTTCGGCACCTGCCTTATTACAGATCAATGCTAATGTGGCTGCCGCCGAGGCAAAACTGAAGTTAGACCAATTGCAGGCCGACCGATATAAAAGGCTTTACGCAGCTAATAGTGTTTCTCAGCTGGAATATGAAAATACAGTTTTAACCGCAACAACCTCTAAAGCGGCTTTAGCTGCTTTGCAGCAACAATATAACAGCATGCAAATAACCGCGCAGCAACAAGCGGTTACACAGCGGTCAGTAGCTAATGTAAATACTATCGTTAAAGATCAGAATCAGGTGAGGGCTATCATTCGTGGCAGGGTTTATGAAAAGCAGAAGCAATTGGGTGATTATGTACGTAAGGGCGATGTAATAGCTGTTGTCGCGAGCCAAAAACTGATCTACGCAAAATTAAGCGTGGATGAAAGCAATATGGCCAGTTTGAAAACGGGTCAAACGGTTATTGTTAAACTCAATACCAATAAGCATAAAACCTATAAAGCGGTGTTACACGAAATATTGCCATCGTTTGACACCGGGACACAATCGTTTTCAGTTAAGGCTTATTTTACGGACAGCCTTGACTTTAGGATAGCCGGCACACAGTTGGAAGCCAACATTGTAACCGGCAAAAAGAAAAACGCATTGGTTATACCCCGTAACTATTTATCATACGGAGATAAGGTGACGCTAAAAGATAAAAAAGTAGTCCAGGTCAAAACAGGCATTGTTTCATCAGAATGGGTGGAAATATTGGGCGGTATTAATGAGCAGGATATATTAATTCTGGACAACAAATAA
- a CDS encoding TolC family protein, producing MRQLIVVILVGFCLSATAQGKISFRSVDEAFIYADAHSSVFKNATQENILSKYQTLAAKLATWNLKSDANFSATDNTKLGTTFIPAEIFGGPAGTFQKVTFGQQYVSNLNITPQIDLLNLGAAAKVKTARANEQLIHFSHLISRKSLYENLAAAFLNAVSCESQITVTKNSLLNADTLTEIMKNKLNEGVARSQDVNNAIANSLSVTDKLQQLQVQLLEQYNTIKMLCDIDSDITLEIQDTGLVLVKTGDIPEADGNLLQNQQQWQKNYQQADLRAVLKSFLPTVTLFSSFALQQNTTKRFFDNSQWFASNYIGLRVTLPLVPDASKLTAVKNARINIIIAGNNLEHARIQDQVNNSQLRLEYQKSLDSYRLAVQIEALKKDSYLKNLNIYKEGILSATDLLNSLNDWFTAGINTATQFAACAYAYTNIHISNTVK from the coding sequence ATGCGTCAGCTCATTGTGGTTATATTAGTTGGTTTTTGCCTGTCGGCAACTGCACAGGGCAAGATCTCTTTCCGGTCGGTAGATGAGGCATTTATTTACGCGGATGCGCACAGTAGTGTGTTTAAAAACGCTACACAGGAAAATATTCTTTCCAAATACCAAACACTGGCAGCAAAACTGGCCACATGGAATTTAAAAAGTGATGCTAATTTCTCTGCCACGGATAACACTAAATTAGGGACTACTTTTATACCGGCTGAAATATTCGGCGGGCCGGCAGGGACTTTTCAAAAGGTAACTTTTGGTCAGCAATATGTGAGTAACCTTAATATTACCCCGCAAATAGACCTGCTGAATTTAGGCGCTGCGGCTAAAGTAAAAACTGCCCGGGCTAATGAACAGCTGATTCACTTTAGCCATCTCATCTCCAGAAAAAGCCTTTATGAAAATCTTGCCGCCGCTTTCCTTAATGCAGTTTCCTGTGAAAGTCAGATAACGGTTACCAAAAACAGTTTGTTAAATGCCGATACATTGACGGAAATCATGAAAAATAAGCTTAACGAAGGCGTCGCGCGGTCACAGGATGTCAATAACGCCATTGCCAATTCGCTTTCCGTAACTGACAAGCTCCAGCAATTGCAAGTGCAATTGTTGGAACAATATAATACCATTAAAATGCTTTGCGATATTGACAGCGATATAACTTTGGAAATACAGGACACCGGTTTGGTATTAGTTAAGACAGGTGATATACCTGAAGCTGATGGCAACCTGCTCCAAAATCAGCAGCAATGGCAGAAAAACTATCAGCAAGCGGATTTACGGGCTGTTTTAAAATCGTTTTTACCAACGGTCACCTTGTTCAGCAGCTTTGCCTTGCAACAGAATACAACAAAGCGTTTTTTCGATAACAGCCAATGGTTTGCCAGTAATTATATAGGATTGCGGGTCACCCTGCCACTTGTCCCAGATGCCAGTAAGCTCACCGCGGTAAAAAATGCGCGTATTAATATCATTATAGCCGGTAATAACCTGGAGCATGCCCGGATACAGGATCAGGTTAACAATAGCCAACTGCGACTGGAGTATCAAAAGTCACTGGACAGTTACCGTTTGGCTGTGCAAATTGAGGCCTTGAAAAAGGACAGTTATCTTAAAAATCTTAACATCTACAAAGAAGGAATTTTATCTGCGACCGATCTGCTTAACTCCTTAAACGACTGGTTTACCGCAGGCATTAACACAGCGACACAATTTGCAGCTTGTGCTTATGCCTATACTAATATTCATATCAGCAATACAGTCAAATGA
- a CDS encoding aldo/keto reductase translates to MSLNSFVTLGHSGLRVSRLVMGAMTFGEETGFGSDAAQSHQVLSKYMELGGNFIDTANIYTKGHSEKIIGDYFAKEKGKRNRVVIASKFMGNLYAGDPNGGGAGRKAIFDQCHQSLRRLQTDYIDLYWLHAWDRLTPVEETMSALNDLVREGKIRYIGFSDVPAWKAAQTQVMAKANNWAPIIALQLEYSLLERTIEGEHVEMAAELGMGIIPWSPLKSGLLSGKFTKATPMSGVRSYFVGKVTDHQYAIIDEVVKIAKELDTKPAIVALAWVQQKSGVSGTLLGARTLEQLESNVKSMDLKLPESAIKRLDEISKPTLNFPYDFLGNTINLSQAGTTVNGIPSQITPMTPANDAERH, encoded by the coding sequence ATGTCACTAAATTCATTTGTTACGCTCGGTCATTCGGGTCTTCGTGTTAGCCGCCTTGTCATGGGCGCCATGACATTCGGTGAGGAAACCGGCTTCGGCAGCGATGCTGCACAATCACACCAGGTATTGTCTAAATACATGGAACTCGGTGGCAATTTTATCGATACGGCCAACATTTACACCAAAGGCCATTCCGAAAAAATCATTGGCGACTATTTTGCGAAGGAAAAAGGGAAAAGAAACCGGGTAGTCATTGCATCCAAATTCATGGGCAATCTTTATGCCGGTGACCCGAACGGCGGCGGAGCCGGACGGAAAGCGATTTTCGATCAGTGCCATCAATCGTTACGCCGGCTGCAGACGGACTATATTGATCTGTACTGGCTGCATGCCTGGGATAGATTAACCCCTGTGGAAGAAACCATGAGCGCATTGAATGACCTGGTCCGCGAAGGAAAAATAAGATACATCGGGTTTTCAGATGTACCCGCATGGAAGGCTGCGCAGACACAGGTTATGGCGAAGGCGAATAACTGGGCACCAATAATAGCCCTTCAGTTGGAATACTCCTTATTGGAAAGAACGATAGAAGGTGAACACGTTGAAATGGCAGCAGAACTGGGCATGGGTATCATCCCCTGGAGCCCGCTCAAAAGCGGACTTTTAAGCGGGAAGTTTACTAAAGCCACGCCGATGTCTGGTGTCAGATCTTATTTTGTAGGGAAAGTGACAGATCATCAGTATGCCATTATTGATGAAGTGGTCAAAATTGCAAAAGAGCTGGATACCAAGCCAGCCATTGTAGCATTAGCCTGGGTTCAGCAAAAAAGTGGTGTAAGCGGGACCTTATTGGGTGCCAGGACGCTGGAGCAACTGGAATCAAATGTTAAATCAATGGATCTTAAACTACCGGAGTCGGCCATCAAGCGTCTGGATGAGATCTCAAAACCAACACTGAATTTCCCATACGATTTCCTTGGCAATACAATTAATCTCTCACAGGCCGGTACGACGGTTAATGGCATACCATCACAAATTACACCGATGACGCCGGCAAATGATGCCGAACGGCATTAA
- a CDS encoding SHOCT domain-containing protein → MFYYNNFWGMDFIWWFIWIMLLIWIFAIPYDIPFQRNAKNSPLDILQKRFASGEISKDDYDERKKIILADL, encoded by the coding sequence ATGTTTTACTACAACAACTTTTGGGGGATGGATTTTATCTGGTGGTTCATATGGATCATGCTGCTGATCTGGATCTTCGCCATACCCTACGATATTCCCTTTCAGCGAAATGCCAAGAACAGCCCTTTGGACATATTACAAAAGCGGTTTGCATCCGGTGAGATCAGTAAGGATGATTACGACGAAAGAAAAAAGATCATTTTGGCCGACCTCTAA
- a CDS encoding BON domain-containing protein has translation MKTNQELQKDVQDAIRWEPLLNAAEIGVTAKDGVITLTGTVDSYYKKVEAETAAKNVAGVKAVAEEITIKYGDYGKKSDTEIANEVLNAWKWNWEVPEEKIKVKVENGWVTLEGELQWNYQREAAKKAINTLSGVLGVSNNIKIKSESHDAIEKKDIECALERNSSIDDLDITVDVKGSNVKLTGTVNSFYAKDEAEQIAWNAPGVWTVDNELVIEYDN, from the coding sequence ATGAAAACTAATCAGGAATTACAAAAAGACGTTCAGGATGCCATTAGATGGGAACCGTTATTGAACGCAGCAGAAATTGGTGTTACAGCCAAAGATGGCGTGATCACACTAACAGGTACCGTTGATAGTTACTACAAGAAGGTAGAAGCTGAAACCGCAGCAAAAAACGTAGCCGGCGTTAAAGCGGTAGCGGAAGAAATAACCATTAAATATGGCGATTATGGTAAAAAAAGCGACACTGAAATTGCCAACGAAGTATTAAATGCCTGGAAATGGAATTGGGAAGTTCCCGAAGAAAAAATAAAGGTAAAAGTGGAAAATGGCTGGGTTACCCTGGAAGGGGAACTGCAATGGAACTACCAGCGCGAAGCAGCCAAAAAAGCCATCAATACGCTTTCTGGCGTTTTGGGTGTTTCTAACAACATCAAGATCAAATCTGAAAGCCATGATGCCATCGAAAAAAAGGACATCGAATGTGCTCTGGAGCGTAATTCATCAATTGATGATCTTGATATAACGGTAGATGTTAAAGGAAGCAATGTAAAGCTGACCGGAACAGTTAATTCGTTTTACGCTAAAGACGAAGCTGAGCAGATTGCCTGGAATGCCCCGGGTGTCTGGACAGTAGATAACGAACTGGTTATCGAATACGATAACTAG
- a CDS encoding DUF6799 domain-containing protein, whose translation MKKILIALTAMALSCSAMAQTKMNDTTTIKKTSKTAHRKSSKTMHKMKTENGLMMMDGKMMTRQDGKNTLMTEDKTLANGTKVMPDGTVEMKDGKKVQLKEGECVMMDGKIQTMPAKKIKKKATPQI comes from the coding sequence ATGAAAAAAATATTAATTGCGCTAACAGCTATGGCATTAAGTTGTAGTGCTATGGCACAGACAAAAATGAATGATACCACTACTATCAAAAAAACTTCTAAAACTGCGCATAGAAAGTCCTCTAAAACCATGCATAAAATGAAAACCGAAAATGGTTTAATGATGATGGATGGCAAGATGATGACCAGGCAAGATGGCAAAAATACCCTCATGACAGAAGATAAAACTTTGGCTAACGGGACTAAAGTGATGCCGGACGGTACTGTAGAAATGAAGGATGGCAAAAAAGTCCAGCTGAAAGAAGGAGAGTGTGTGATGATGGATGGAAAAATACAAACCATGCCAGCAAAAAAAATCAAAAAGAAAGCAACCCCCCAAATATAA
- a CDS encoding VIT1/CCC1 transporter family protein has protein sequence MAKTNNYVEKHYVTRMGWLRASVLGANDGILSTTSIVIGVAAASPDRHAIVLAALAGLMAGAMSMAAGEYVSVSSQADTESADLSREREELHQMPDIELEELADIYVKRGLDAKLAHQVAIQLTKHDALQAHARDELGMNEITTANPLQAALASLASFTMGALLPFLVSIFAAIKYMVYLQYGFSILFLMILGAVAARAGGSNIAKAVFRIGFWGTVAMGVTALVGHLFGVSAS, from the coding sequence ATGGCAAAAACCAACAACTACGTAGAAAAACATTATGTTACCCGTATGGGATGGCTTCGGGCTTCGGTACTTGGGGCCAATGATGGCATACTTTCAACGACCAGTATCGTCATTGGTGTTGCCGCAGCTTCACCTGACAGGCATGCGATCGTACTTGCTGCTTTAGCCGGACTGATGGCCGGGGCGATGTCGATGGCAGCAGGTGAATATGTGTCGGTGAGTTCCCAGGCAGACACCGAAAGCGCAGATCTAAGTAGAGAACGCGAGGAACTTCACCAAATGCCTGATATCGAATTAGAGGAACTCGCTGATATTTATGTAAAGCGCGGGCTTGATGCCAAGCTGGCTCATCAGGTTGCTATTCAGCTCACCAAGCATGATGCCCTTCAGGCACACGCAAGGGATGAACTCGGTATGAATGAGATTACGACAGCAAATCCACTACAAGCTGCCCTTGCTTCCTTGGCGTCATTTACCATGGGGGCACTTTTGCCGTTTCTCGTTTCCATTTTTGCAGCTATAAAATATATGGTGTATCTGCAATATGGTTTTTCAATTCTTTTCCTGATGATTCTGGGCGCTGTTGCCGCCAGGGCTGGTGGTTCAAATATCGCTAAGGCTGTGTTCAGAATAGGTTTCTGGGGAACGGTTGCAATGGGCGTAACCGCACTGGTTGGTCATCTTTTTGGAGTTAGTGCTTCCTAG